A region from the Chanodichthys erythropterus isolate Z2021 chromosome 5, ASM2448905v1, whole genome shotgun sequence genome encodes:
- the b3galnt2 gene encoding UDP-GalNAc:beta-1,3-N-acetylgalactosaminyltransferase 2 — MRSAAAALFPCVIAVLLHWFGWTDRTALLLGFGSADNQKAVHEVLVGVLSARHHYDLRQAIRDTWLGYIKQHPHFQNRVMVKFIIGEHGCAVPEEDREDPYSCSLLNLTETVAGQEMAILSVPDSSELVPSDVSAVSLDFKVLHSVVITQLGVFPNGPRHDFRGNITVRLFQVDQEEAVVSARFSTLSSGSRVGGMFYKPVEQFILPKGFEGTLLWEAQDSSGLMSINTSAVHLNDGGGVLKFGSIEEGTLPHRSALGFPGLAGGFTFSVYDVEVLSELLRGRAGRQRSRAAQLREEDQALRDESLTHGDMVFVDVVDTYRNVPLKLLQFYKWSVGNADFNLLLKTDDDCYIDVDAVLLKTDRKRLAQSSLWWGNFRQNWAVDRVGKWQELEYASPAYPAFACGSGYVVSRDLVEWLASNAEHLKAYQGEDVSMGIWMAAVGPRKYQDSGWLCEKECYVDMLSSPQHSAQELRSLWARKRKCGDPCGCAWSEH; from the exons ACAACCAGAAGGCTGTGCATGAGGTGTTGGTGGGCGTTTTGTCGGCACGGCATCATTATGACCTCCGGCAGGCCATAAGAGACACATGGCTGGGGTACATCAAACAGCACCCTCACTTCCAGAACCG TGTGATGGTGAAATTCATCATCGGTGAACATGGCTGTGCCGTTCCGGAGGAGGACCGTGAAGATCCGTATTCCTGCTCTCTTCTGAACCTCACTGAGACAG TTGCCGGGCAGGAAATGGCTATATTGAGTGTTCCTGACAGCTCCGAGCTGGTGCCGTCCGACGTCTCCGCGGTCAGCCTGGACTTTAAGGTCCTTCACTCTGTGGTCATCACCCAGCTGGGCGTCTTTCCCAACGGTCCACGACACGACTTCAGGGGCAACATCACCGTGCGTCTGTTCCAGGTGGACCAAGAG gagGCGGTGGTGAGCGCTCGCTTCAGCACGCTGAGTTCAGGATCACGTGTGGGTGGGATGTTTTACAAGCCTGTGGAGCAGTTCATTCTACCCAAG GGTTTTGAGGGAACTCTTCTGTGGGAGGCTCAGGATTCAAGCGGCTTGATGTCTATCAACACATCAGCGGTGCATCTGAATGACGGCGGAGGGGTTCTCAAGTTTGGATCT ATTGAAGAGGGCACGTTGCCTCACAGGAGTGCTTTGGGCTTCCCTGGTTTAGCTGGAGGATTCACTTTTTCAGTATACG ATGTGGAGGTGTTGTCTGAGCTCTTGCGTGGGCGAGCAGGAAGGCAGCGGAGCCGTGCCGCCCAGCTGAGAGAGGAGGACCAGGCCCTGCGGGACGAGAGCCTCACACACGGAGACATGGTGTTTGTGGACGTGGTGGACACCTACAGGAACGTGCCTTTAAAACTGCTGCAGTTTTATAAATG GTCGGTGGGAAACGCTGACTTCAACCTGCTGCTCAAGACGGATGATGATTGCTATATCGACGTGGACGCTGTCCTGCTGAAGACCGACCGCAAACGGCTCGCTCAGAGCAGCCTGTGGTGGGGAAA TTTCAGGCAGAATTGGGCCGTCGATCGTGTCGGTAAGTGGCAGGAACTGGAGTATGCGAGTCCTGCGTATCCGGCCTTCGCCTGCGGGTCTGGATATGTGGTGTCCAGGGATCTGGTGGAGTGGCTGGCCAGCAACGCTGAACATCTGAAAGCCTACCAG GGAGAAGATGTGAGCATGGGCATTTGGATGGCTGCCGTGGGGCCTCGCAAATATCAG GATTCAGGCTGGCTGTGTGAGAAGGAGTGTTACGTGGACATGCTGTCGTCCCCACAGCATTCGGCTCAGGAGCTGCGCTCGCTTTGGGCCCGGAAGAGGAAGTGCGGCGATCCCTGCGGCTGCGCCTGGAGTGAACACTGA